The DNA window CTTTTGAAGACCTGTCGAACACAACGCAGGTGTGCCCATTCCTCAGGAGTCTCCGCACCATGTTGGCCCCCATTCTTCCCAGTCCGATCATTCCAAGCTGCATATGTGCTCCTATTCTGATTCTCGACTAGCCCCAAGGCTGGGGGGCGGGATGCATAAGGGTTGCAAAAGATCCAATCGCGGTCAGTGCGATTTTTTGAGCTTTCGATAACGCTGAATCAAAGCGTTTGTCGAGCTGTCGTGCTGGAGGACGGGTTCTGCCTTGCTCTCCAATTCTGGAATGATGCGCTGGGCCAGAACCTTACCGAGTTCGACGCCCCACTGGTCGAACGAATCAATGTTCCAGATGACACCCTGGGTAAAGACCGAATGCTCGTAAAGCGCCACCAGTTTGCCAAGGGTTTCGGGGGTCAACTTATCCGCCAGAATGGTGCTCGATGGACGATTGCCCTCGAAGATCCGGTGCGGCACAAGCCAGGCCGGCGTGCCCTCAGCCTTTACCTGTTCGGCTGTCTTTCCAAACGCGAGCGCTTCGGTCTGGGCAAACACGTTTGCCAGAAGCAGGTCATGATGCCGGCCAAGCGGATTGAGCGGTGTAGCACATGCAATGAAGTCGCAGGGAATGAGCCGGGTCCCCTGGTGGATCAACTGATAGAACGAGTGTTGTCCATTCGTCCCAGGTTCGCCCCAGTAGATGGCCCCG is part of the Terriglobales bacterium genome and encodes:
- the pgi gene encoding glucose-6-phosphate isomerase is translated as GLGGDETSVAKHFVAVSTNAAEVAKFGIDTANMFEFWDWVGGRYSMDSAIGLSTMLAIGPDNFRSMLNGFHQMDEHFRTAPLQRNLPVVMGILAVWHNDFFGAQTVAVLPYEQYLKRFPAYLQQLTMESNGKHVRLDGKPVAHDTGAIYWGEPGTNGQHSFYQLIHQGTRLIPCDFIACATPLNPLGRHHDLLLANVFAQTEALAFGKTAEQVKAEGTPAWLVPHRIFEGNRPSSTILADKLTPETLGKLVALYEHSVFTQGVIWNIDSFDQWGVELGKVLAQRIIPELESKAEPVLQHDSSTNALIQRYRKLKKSH